The proteins below come from a single Actinomycetota bacterium genomic window:
- a CDS encoding cupin domain-containing protein: MAVRVDRNAAIDRRQGADAVADAVADAAAIVSSMRAEGLDPQRWGNGPGDRYGWHEHGYHKVLYCLSGSIVFHTREQGDVELSPGDRLEIDPGTEHAATVGPAGVECAEAATP, translated from the coding sequence ATGGCAGTACGCGTCGACCGCAACGCGGCCATCGACCGCCGCCAGGGGGCCGACGCCGTCGCCGATGCCGTCGCCGATGCCGCGGCCATCGTCTCGTCCATGCGGGCCGAGGGCCTCGACCCTCAGCGGTGGGGCAACGGCCCCGGTGACCGCTACGGCTGGCACGAGCACGGGTACCACAAGGTCCTCTACTGCCTGTCGGGTTCGATCGTGTTCCATACACGCGAGCAGGGCGACGTCGAGCTCAGCCCTGGCGACCGCCTGGAGATCGATCCCGGTACCGAACACGCAGCGACCGTCGGCCCCGCGGGTGTCGAGTGCGCGGAGGCCGCCACTCCCTAG